In Hemitrygon akajei chromosome 12, sHemAka1.3, whole genome shotgun sequence, a single window of DNA contains:
- the rwdd3 gene encoding RWD domain-containing protein 3 translates to MAAQEETAALRAIYGGDFQLLSHSESEGITFQIGETYEHHAKKVQLKVTFQLPPGYPNCLPDISISSDQLSRKQCSDLKWDLQQYAVTLLSQPMVYELMMWLQQNFENSLGQPTAGKADEGDNQRNQSNSGDGTWMALLHLDHMRAKAKYIRSIEKWTSDLSLTGRLMFMGKLILILLQGERKDIKEYLVLQKTTKVDVDSSGKRCKEKMISVLYEEKLQAEHVRLTSFSVKEFASGCELHQEFEALGLSDLYDKFVQF, encoded by the exons ATGGCCGCTCAGGAAGAGACGGCCGCCCTCCGGGCCATTTACGGCGGTGACTTCCAACTCCTTTCCCATTCAG AATCAGAAGGGATTACTTTCCAAATCGGTGAGACCTATGAACACCATGCAAAGAAAGTCCAGTTGAAGGTTACTTTTCAGTTGCCCCCTGGCTATCCGAACTGCCTGCCAGATATCTCCATCAGCTCAGATCAACTCAGTCGTAAACAGTGCTCTGATTTGAAATGGGACTTGCAGCAGTATGCAGTGACTCTTCTTTCCCAGCCCATGGTTTATGAGCTAATGATGTGGCTACAACAGAACTTTGAGAACAGCCTGGGCCAACCCACTGCAGGCAAGGCTGATGAAGGCGACAACCAGCGGAACCAGAGTAATTCAGGTGATGGCACATGGATGGCTCTTTTGCATTTAGATCACATGAGAGCCAAAGCAAAGTACATCAGAAGCATAGAAAAATGGACTTCTGACCTAAGTCTCACAGGAAGACTGATGTTCATGGGCAAACTCATACTAATTCTTCTGCAAGGGGAGAGAAAAGATATCAAG GAGTATCTTGTTCTTCAGAAAACCACCAAGGTGGATGTGGATTCCAGTGGAAAAAGATGCAAAGAAAAGATGATCAGTGTTCTTTATGAAGAAAAACTTCAAGCAGAGCACGTTAG GCTTACAAGCTTTTCCGTGAAAGAATTTGCATCAGGATGTGAGTTACACCAAGAATTTGAAGCTCTGGGTTTATCTGACCTCTATGACAAGTTTGTACAGTTCTAA